Proteins encoded by one window of Streptacidiphilus sp. PB12-B1b:
- a CDS encoding DUF6069 family protein — MNTLAARLRLDCAPAHRQPSTMRFVLASLLAIVGSLAVDALLVVVSEAVFPATKGYVHFQFADYSKLTVIGVVIACIAWPATTRISSDPRWLFLRMAVLVTLVLLLPDVYIWEQGQSGQAVAVLMVMHIAIGVVTYEALVRLAPARVILPQHTPQRAAVTSDR, encoded by the coding sequence ATGAACACTCTTGCCGCGCGTCTGCGTCTGGACTGCGCACCGGCCCACCGTCAGCCCAGCACTATGCGCTTCGTGCTGGCGAGCCTGTTGGCGATCGTCGGCTCGCTGGCCGTCGACGCGCTGCTGGTCGTGGTGAGCGAGGCCGTGTTCCCCGCGACCAAAGGGTACGTACACTTCCAGTTCGCCGACTACAGCAAGCTGACCGTGATCGGCGTGGTTATCGCCTGCATCGCCTGGCCTGCCACCACCAGGATCAGCTCGGATCCGCGCTGGCTGTTCCTGCGCATGGCTGTCCTGGTCACCCTGGTCCTGCTGCTGCCGGACGTCTACATCTGGGAACAGGGTCAGTCCGGGCAGGCGGTAGCCGTCCTGATGGTGATGCACATCGCGATCGGCGTGGTGACCTACGAAGCGCTGGTGCGCCTCGCCCCGGCCCGCGTGATCCTGCCGCAGCACACACCGCAGCGGGCCGCGGTAACCAGCGACCGCTGA
- a CDS encoding tyrosine-type recombinase/integrase yields MKNGTTTRRCRCTDPETGKDLGASCPKLTSRRHGVWTVFQELDPAQDGRRRRFRRGGFDSSTKAQEELDKVRALMAIPEEDDPWGKTQISDLIESCLKEKEALPDYDETRRRFQSGQTLNSKTTIGEWLDTWLAGRKRLRRGGVTRYECDIRVHLKPHLGHLRLDKLRVHHINTMFDSINERNIEIQEQKAQRRAVRDELKATPNKGAENRARRKWLQAQLDAMPPFRRITGLNTQPHIRDTLRAALNIAIAQQVMPAFNPAAHVELLPGTKPKALIWTEERIAHWRETRVKPSPVMVWTPEQTGRFLDYVAEDRLYPFWRLIAFRGTRRGESCGVRWVDHSASAKSLAIATQLVQDGWEIHEGAPKTDSGIRLVALDDETDQLLLAHKARQQQERLEWGDGWVDTGRIFTQEDGSILHPGKVSDLFERLVEAAGLPPIRLHDLRHVAATLMLAAGVDIKVVSETLGHSDTRVTRDIYQAVLDDLARDAAEKVVQLVPRSRKPLTVVKDAEAAPARPRMSPPRKAKESAEERSA; encoded by the coding sequence TCCGTCGCGGCGGCTTCGACTCCTCCACCAAGGCTCAGGAGGAGCTGGACAAGGTCCGCGCTCTCATGGCCATCCCCGAGGAGGACGACCCCTGGGGCAAGACCCAGATCAGCGACCTCATAGAAAGCTGCCTCAAAGAGAAGGAAGCGCTCCCGGACTACGACGAGACCCGTCGCCGGTTCCAGTCCGGGCAGACGCTCAACTCCAAGACGACCATCGGCGAGTGGCTAGACACCTGGCTCGCCGGACGTAAGCGCCTCCGTCGGGGAGGAGTGACCCGCTACGAGTGCGACATACGCGTTCACCTCAAGCCGCACCTCGGCCACCTGCGGCTGGACAAGCTGCGGGTGCACCACATCAACACGATGTTCGACTCGATCAACGAGCGCAACATCGAGATCCAGGAGCAGAAAGCCCAGCGGCGCGCTGTGCGCGATGAACTCAAGGCCACACCGAACAAGGGCGCGGAGAACAGGGCCCGCCGCAAGTGGCTCCAGGCTCAACTCGACGCGATGCCGCCCTTCCGGCGCATCACAGGTCTCAACACGCAGCCGCACATTCGCGACACCCTGCGAGCCGCCCTGAACATCGCCATAGCCCAGCAGGTGATGCCCGCCTTCAACCCCGCAGCGCACGTCGAGCTGCTGCCGGGCACCAAACCGAAGGCCCTCATCTGGACCGAGGAACGGATCGCCCACTGGCGCGAGACCCGCGTCAAGCCCTCGCCGGTCATGGTCTGGACCCCGGAGCAGACCGGTCGGTTCCTCGACTATGTCGCCGAGGACAGGCTGTACCCGTTCTGGCGGCTGATCGCCTTCCGTGGCACCAGGCGCGGCGAGTCGTGCGGGGTTCGCTGGGTCGACCATTCGGCCTCCGCGAAGTCCCTCGCCATCGCCACCCAGCTCGTGCAGGACGGCTGGGAGATCCATGAGGGCGCTCCCAAGACCGACTCCGGCATACGCCTGGTCGCCCTCGACGACGAGACCGATCAGCTACTGCTCGCCCACAAGGCCCGTCAGCAGCAGGAGCGGCTCGAATGGGGTGACGGGTGGGTCGACACCGGCCGCATCTTCACCCAGGAGGACGGCTCGATCCTCCACCCGGGGAAGGTGTCCGATCTCTTCGAGCGCCTGGTGGAGGCCGCAGGGCTTCCACCCATTCGCCTCCACGACCTTCGCCACGTGGCGGCCACGCTCATGCTCGCGGCGGGGGTCGACATCAAGGTCGTCTCCGAGACGCTCGGACACTCGGACACTCGGGTGACCCGGGACATCTACCAGGCTGTCCTGGACGACCTCGCGCGCGACGCCGCCGAGAAGGTCGTGCAGCTCGTGCCTCGGTCCCGGAAGCCCCTCACGGTGGTCAAGGACGCCGAGGCCGCGCCTGCCCGCCCGAGGATGTCCCCGCCCCGGAAGGCGAAGGAATCGGCCGAGGAACGCTCTGCCTGA